CGAAATCGGGGAAACGGGGGAGGGCATCGGGGAACGGCGCCTTCGGCGGGGACCTTCGGTTCGTGGACGGCCTCAAAGCGGCCTTCCTGGAGATCCTGGACGCGTCGTGGAACGCGAAGGAGAGCCAGGAGGTGCTGCTCGCGCTGGCGGACATGGCGATCGGGATCTTCGCCATGGAGACGGTCGTTCTCCGGGTCGGGAAGGAGCACGCCGCGTCGGGCGGCCGGGAGAAGGACCTTCTGGCGGCGGTCGCGAAGGCCGCGATCTTTACCGGCGCGGGCCGGTTCCACGCGGCCGCATCCCGGTGCTGCGCGTACGCGCTGCCGGGGGAGACGCTGGCTTCGCGCCTTGCCCTCTTGTCCCGGCGCTGCGCATACCCGGCCGACGGATTGCTCGCGGCGAAGCGCCTCCTCGCGGAGGCGTCGACGGAGGCCGGCCGGTACGTTTTTCGATCCCACGGGCCGTGAGGAAGGCCGGGGACGCGGGGAGGGAGCAGGTGGGAGAAAGGCATTTCGCGCCGCTGGATCTGGCGCCCGCGGAGGTCGACGCGCAGAAGACCCCGGAGGGCGGATATCTCCTCCGCTCTCCGAGGGCGCTGGAACCGCACGAGGAGAGCCTGGGGGCGATGTTCCGCCGATGGGTTGCGGAGTCCCCCGACCGGATCTTCCTCGGGGAGCGCGACGCATCGGGAGAGTGGCGGCTCGTGACGTGGGGGGAGGCGGGCCGGCTCGCCGACTCCGTGGCGCAGGCGCTGATCGACCGCCGGATGGGTTCGGAGCAGCCGGTCATGATCCTCTCCGGGAACTCGGTCGACCACGCCCTCCTCATGCTCGGGGGATTCATCGCGGGCGTCCCGGTGGTCCCGGTCTCCGTCGCGTATTCGCTGCTGAGCCAGGATTTCTCCAAGCTGAAATCCATCTTCCGGGAGGTTGCGCCCGCGCTCGTGTTCGCCGAGAGCGCGGAGATGTTCTCCCGCGCGCTCTCCGCGCTCGATCTCGCCGGGGTCGAGGTCGTCGCGAGCCGCGGGACGGTCGAGGGAGTCCCGGTCACCCCGTTCGCATCGTTCCTTGAGACGGTCCCGACGGAGGCGGTCTCGAAGGCGTTCGCCGCGGTGCGCCCGGGATCGGTCGCCAAGGTGCTCTTCACCTCCGGCTCCACGGGGCTGCCGAAAGGGGTGATCAACACCCACCGGATGCTCTGCTCGAACCAGCAGATGCTGGCGCAGATCTGGCCGTTCACGAAGGCCACCCCGCCCGTCCTGGTCGACTGGCTCCCGTGGAACCACACCTTCGGCGGGAACCACAACTTCAACCTCGTCCTGAAGCGCGGCGGGACCCTCTACGTGGACGGCGGCAAGCCGGCCCCCGGCCTCGTGGAGCAGACGGTCCGGAACCTCGCGGAGATCTCCCCGACCGTCTACTTCAACGTCCCGGCCGGCTTCGCCATGATCCTCCCCTTCCTCGAGAGGGACGCAAGCGTCCGGGACAGCTTCTTCCGGCGGCTGCAGCTTATCTTCTACGCCGGGGCCGCCCTGTCGCAGGACCTCTGGCGGCGCCTGGAGGCGGTCTCCCTGGAGGCCACGGGGAGGGTGGTCCCGATGACCTCCTCCTGGGGATCGACGGAGACCGCCCCCCTCGCCACATCGGCCCACTTCCCGATCGACAGGGCGGGAGTCATCGGGATCCCGTGTCCGGGGGTGACCATAAAGATGGTCCCCAGCGGCGGGAAGTACGAGCTCCGCGTGAAAGGTCCGAACGTGACGCCCGGGTACCTGCACCGCCCCGACCTGACCCGCAACGCCTTCGACGCGGAAGGGTTCTACCGGATCGGGGACGCCGGGACGTTCGCCGACCCGGACGACCCCGCCCGGGGGATCGTCTTCGCCGGCCGGGTCGCGGAGGACTTCAAGCTCTCCACGCACGTGGGGAACGTGCGTCTCGCGGTGATGGCGGC
The Deltaproteobacteria bacterium DNA segment above includes these coding regions:
- a CDS encoding feruloyl-CoA synthase → MRKAGDAGREQVGERHFAPLDLAPAEVDAQKTPEGGYLLRSPRALEPHEESLGAMFRRWVAESPDRIFLGERDASGEWRLVTWGEAGRLADSVAQALIDRRMGSEQPVMILSGNSVDHALLMLGGFIAGVPVVPVSVAYSLLSQDFSKLKSIFREVAPALVFAESAEMFSRALSALDLAGVEVVASRGTVEGVPVTPFASFLETVPTEAVSKAFAAVRPGSVAKVLFTSGSTGLPKGVINTHRMLCSNQQMLAQIWPFTKATPPVLVDWLPWNHTFGGNHNFNLVLKRGGTLYVDGGKPAPGLVEQTVRNLAEISPTVYFNVPAGFAMILPFLERDASVRDSFFRRLQLIFYAGAALSQDLWRRLEAVSLEATGRVVPMTSSWGSTETAPLATSAHFPIDRAGVIGIPCPGVTIKMVPSGGKYELRVKGPNVTPGYLHRPDLTRNAFDAEGFYRIGDAGTFADPDDPARGIVFAGRVAEDFKLSTHVGNVRLAVMAAAAPALQDALVTGHDREAIGILAWPNLLWLREVCRDTGGSRPLAELVVEEEVLRHLRDTLAEYNGRQQGSATRIGRVLLMTEPPSIDANEITDKGYINQGAALERRGELVERLYADRPDPGVVVL